One segment of Paraburkholderia bonniea DNA contains the following:
- a CDS encoding dihydroneopterin aldolase, whose product MFAALPYPQLAACRRLFLRNYEVRINIGVHEFEKRGEQRVVINVELFVPLALSTPVEDQLSEVVDYDFMRSTIARRVAQGHIHLQETLCDDLVKTMLAHPQVRAARVSTEKPDVYPDCDGVGVEVFRLKED is encoded by the coding sequence ATGTTTGCTGCTTTGCCGTACCCCCAGCTTGCCGCTTGCCGCAGGCTGTTTCTGCGTAACTACGAGGTGCGCATCAATATTGGCGTGCATGAATTCGAGAAGCGCGGCGAGCAGCGGGTAGTGATCAACGTTGAGCTGTTCGTGCCGCTGGCGCTTTCGACACCTGTCGAAGATCAACTGAGTGAAGTGGTCGATTATGACTTCATGCGCTCGACCATCGCGCGCCGGGTTGCGCAAGGCCATATTCATCTGCAGGAAACCTTGTGCGATGACCTCGTGAAAACCATGCTGGCGCATCCGCAAGTTCGCGCGGCGCGTGTTTCAACTGAAAAACCGGACGTGTACCCCGATTGCGATGGGGTTGGCGTCGAAGTGTTTCGTCTCAAGGAGGACTGA
- the ttcA gene encoding tRNA 2-thiocytidine(32) synthetase TtcA, with the protein MPVASVAPAAPAGLDDAPGRKVALTRREQKTAYENNKLFKRLTRQVGQAIGDYNMIGEGDKVMVCLSGGKDSYAMLDILLRLRERAPINFDIVAVNLDQKQPGFPEHILPEYLQQLEIPFHIENQDTYSIVKRLVPEGKTTCSLCSRLRRGILYRVAGELGATRIALGHHRDDILQTLLLNLFYGGKLKGMPPKLQSDDGKNIVIRPLAYVKETDLEKYAELREFPIIPCNLCGSQPNLKRAEMKALIRDWEKRFPGRVENMFNALSKVVPSHLMDAALFPFAALEATGQADPDGDIGFDEDPCSSTADIPGMASGTRPISIVSFDDL; encoded by the coding sequence ATGCCTGTCGCATCTGTTGCGCCTGCTGCACCTGCCGGGCTGGATGACGCGCCTGGCCGCAAGGTCGCGCTGACGCGCCGCGAACAAAAAACCGCCTACGAGAACAACAAGCTGTTCAAGCGCCTGACACGCCAGGTGGGCCAGGCCATTGGCGACTACAACATGATTGGCGAAGGCGACAAGGTGATGGTGTGCCTGTCTGGCGGCAAAGACAGTTACGCGATGCTCGATATCTTGCTGCGTCTGCGCGAGCGCGCCCCGATCAACTTCGATATCGTCGCCGTCAACCTCGACCAGAAGCAGCCCGGTTTTCCGGAGCACATCCTGCCCGAGTATCTGCAGCAGCTTGAGATTCCATTTCATATCGAGAACCAGGACACCTACAGCATCGTCAAGCGCCTGGTGCCGGAAGGCAAAACCACGTGCTCGCTTTGCTCGCGCTTGCGTCGCGGCATCCTGTACCGCGTCGCGGGCGAACTCGGCGCGACCCGGATCGCGCTGGGCCACCACCGTGATGACATCCTGCAGACGCTGCTGCTGAACCTGTTTTACGGCGGCAAGCTCAAAGGCATGCCACCCAAGCTGCAATCCGATGACGGCAAGAACATCGTGATTCGCCCACTGGCCTACGTGAAAGAAACCGACCTGGAAAAATACGCTGAGCTGCGTGAATTTCCGATCATTCCGTGCAATCTGTGCGGCAGCCAGCCCAATCTGAAACGGGCCGAAATGAAAGCGTTGATCCGTGACTGGGAAAAGCGTTTTCCGGGCCGCGTCGAGAACATGTTCAATGCGCTCTCGAAGGTCGTGCCGTCGCATTTGATGGATGCGGCATTGTTTCCCTTTGCCGCGCTGGAGGCCACCGGTCAGGCTGATCCGGATGGCGATATCGGCTTTGACGAAGATCCTTGCTCCAGTACCGCCGACATTCCTGGCATGGCAAGCGGCACTCGGCCGATTTCAATCGTTTCATTCGACGATCTGTAA